The Cyclobacteriaceae bacterium genome includes a region encoding these proteins:
- a CDS encoding serine hydrolase, translated as MLKKVLSFVLLSVLFFPSFGQDFRTRWVDSVFSTLDRNQKIGQLFMVPVSSHASQDELDELTDLVKGNDIGGYYITDGGPISHIRLFNKLQKNSKIPLLVGISAEWGLAQTMDSTMGFQKPMMSAAWNSDSLTRIWAKEIAQQMKLLGFHINFAPNSDKEIFPGDYLRYFSNDQNKLIRSAVTFSKSLQSEGILTVTKHLPRRKMVENQLMDSTVVLNLWKIDTTEFYIIRHLIESGVNGILTNYLHFSLQNEKGIVPAGMSQVFISEILKKRLNFKGLVFTETKNFEKVGAKVRAGEAELLAFQTGNDILMAPLNINSAIKVISKKIKKDKFLQQQLETTVKKILAAKYDAGLNHRQLLNEENIFQKLHTPESNLLKHQLAEATTTVVKNEENLLPILHLENKSFQCISIGKENTNDFTLYLKRYAAFEAFSIQDASDTLKINIKPDHIIIVGLFSYATTLEYQLSSWIRNLSLRNKVIIVHFGNPLNLETYLSANSLIAAYTDQDKMMEVVPQMIFGAIPASGVLPVESKGFSPRPIRTGKIDRMSYTLPEAAGMDSRTLDKIKILMKEAIDMANTPGCQVIVIRNGKVVFQQSAGWLTYENKIAVDEETIYDLASLTKVSATLQATMFMYEKNLIDVNKKASIYLPVLKKTNKKDITIIDMLTHQSGLIPFMPLWPLTVKDSVYMPYYYSSIRDSQHPLQISRDLYAVPAIKDSVWSWVINSKMQDKIPRTQYPYRYSDLGFMMMKEMAEKTLNQPMDEFLHQNLYEPLGASTTGFNPLDRFSEQRIAPTEIDKIYRRSLVAGTVHDERAAMMGGVSGHAGLFSTANDLSKIGQMLLQEGSYGGMTFYKPETMHYFTAKQFTESRRGLGWDKPVQNDWTSPVSLQASPLTFGHTGFTGTCMWIDPEFNLVYIFLSNRVFPDRNTKLLNANIRPRIQEVIYQSIFNYCAYKN; from the coding sequence ATGTTAAAAAAGGTTTTATCGTTTGTCCTGCTTTCTGTATTGTTCTTCCCCTCTTTTGGTCAGGATTTCCGTACCCGCTGGGTGGATAGCGTCTTTTCTACCCTTGACAGGAATCAAAAAATCGGCCAATTATTCATGGTTCCTGTTTCCTCGCATGCCAGCCAGGATGAACTTGACGAATTGACCGATCTCGTAAAAGGTAATGACATTGGCGGCTATTATATAACGGACGGAGGGCCAATAAGTCACATCCGTCTGTTCAACAAGCTCCAAAAGAATTCAAAGATACCCTTGCTTGTAGGGATTTCTGCCGAGTGGGGACTTGCTCAAACAATGGACAGTACCATGGGCTTTCAAAAGCCAATGATGTCTGCAGCCTGGAACAGTGACAGTCTTACCCGCATCTGGGCAAAAGAGATTGCTCAACAAATGAAACTGCTCGGATTTCATATCAACTTTGCTCCGAATTCAGATAAAGAGATTTTTCCTGGAGACTATCTGAGATATTTCAGTAATGATCAGAACAAGCTAATACGGTCAGCCGTCACTTTCAGCAAGTCATTACAGTCTGAAGGAATTCTCACCGTCACCAAGCATCTTCCAAGAAGGAAAATGGTTGAAAATCAACTTATGGATTCTACGGTAGTTCTAAATCTTTGGAAGATTGATACTACCGAATTTTATATTATCCGTCATTTAATTGAAAGCGGAGTGAATGGCATTCTCACCAATTATCTTCACTTCTCTCTGCAAAATGAAAAAGGAATTGTTCCGGCAGGCATGTCTCAGGTATTTATCTCTGAAATACTGAAGAAGCGACTGAACTTTAAAGGACTCGTATTTACAGAAACAAAGAACTTTGAAAAGGTGGGCGCAAAAGTAAGAGCTGGTGAAGCTGAACTGCTGGCGTTTCAAACCGGTAATGATATTTTAATGGCTCCGCTAAATATTAACTCAGCCATCAAAGTAATTTCAAAGAAGATTAAAAAAGATAAATTCCTTCAACAACAACTGGAGACGACCGTAAAAAAGATACTGGCCGCCAAGTATGATGCAGGATTGAATCATCGCCAGCTGCTCAATGAAGAGAACATCTTTCAAAAACTCCACACACCGGAATCAAATCTTCTTAAACATCAGCTTGCAGAAGCAACTACTACCGTAGTGAAGAATGAAGAAAATCTTTTACCCATCCTTCATTTGGAAAACAAGTCCTTTCAATGCATCTCTATTGGAAAAGAAAACACAAATGATTTTACACTCTATTTAAAACGATATGCAGCTTTTGAAGCATTCTCGATACAAGATGCTTCTGATACTCTAAAAATTAACATCAAACCAGATCACATCATTATTGTTGGACTATTCTCCTATGCAACTACCCTTGAATATCAGCTGAGTTCATGGATAAGAAATCTGTCCTTACGCAACAAGGTGATTATCGTTCATTTTGGAAATCCGCTTAACCTTGAAACTTATCTTTCTGCAAATTCTCTGATTGCCGCTTATACAGATCAGGATAAGATGATGGAGGTAGTTCCTCAAATGATTTTTGGAGCAATTCCAGCTTCCGGAGTTTTACCTGTTGAATCCAAAGGCTTTTCTCCTCGGCCTATTCGTACCGGAAAAATTGATCGAATGTCCTATACGTTACCAGAAGCTGCTGGTATGGACAGTCGCACACTTGACAAAATAAAGATCCTGATGAAAGAAGCCATTGATATGGCTAACACACCAGGTTGTCAGGTCATAGTAATAAGGAATGGCAAGGTCGTTTTTCAACAATCTGCCGGATGGTTAACCTATGAAAATAAAATTGCCGTTGATGAGGAAACCATTTACGATCTCGCATCGCTTACCAAAGTATCCGCAACTCTTCAGGCAACGATGTTCATGTATGAAAAGAACCTGATCGATGTTAACAAAAAGGCATCCATTTATTTACCAGTATTAAAAAAGACTAACAAAAAAGATATCACCATTATCGACATGCTTACTCATCAGTCGGGGCTAATACCTTTCATGCCTCTCTGGCCGCTTACTGTAAAAGATAGTGTGTACATGCCCTATTATTACAGCAGCATTCGGGATAGTCAACATCCCCTTCAGATCAGCAGAGATCTTTATGCGGTTCCAGCTATTAAAGACTCTGTCTGGAGTTGGGTGATCAATTCAAAAATGCAAGACAAGATACCACGAACTCAATATCCCTACAGATATAGTGATCTCGGCTTTATGATGATGAAAGAAATGGCTGAGAAAACTCTTAACCAACCCATGGATGAGTTCTTACATCAGAACCTGTATGAACCTCTTGGCGCCTCCACCACAGGCTTCAATCCTCTTGACAGGTTTTCAGAACAAAGAATTGCCCCAACAGAAATAGATAAAATCTACCGGAGATCGTTGGTGGCTGGTACCGTGCACGACGAACGAGCCGCTATGATGGGTGGAGTTTCTGGTCACGCCGGACTCTTCAGCACCGCTAATGATCTCTCCAAAATCGGACAAATGTTACTTCAGGAAGGCAGCTACGGTGGTATGACTTTTTATAAACCTGAAACAATGCACTACTTCACAGCAAAACAATTCACAGAAAGCCGCCGAGGACTGGGTTGGGATAAACCGGTACAGAATGACTGGACCAGTCCTGTATCACTTCAGGCTTCTCCCCTTACCTTTGGTCATACAGGCTTTACCGGTACGTGTATGTGGATCGACCCTGAATTTAACCTTGTGTACATTTTTTTATCCAATAGGGTGTTTCCCGACAGAAACACAAAGCTCTTAAATGCCAATATTCGTCCCCGGATTCAGGAAGTGATCTATCAGTCAATTTTTAATTACTGTGCATATAAAAACTGA
- a CDS encoding PhoH family protein: MAKIKKEKKVFILDTSVILFEHNSILNFDEHDIGIPITVLEELDNFKKGNDTKNFEAREFIRLIDKLAKDRMLHQWNPLNGKNKGNFKVLMETGSNGTLDANKVFNEHKADHRILNSALLLQKEEKDRRVILVSKDINLRLKAKSLGLQAEDYTTGKVQNLNSLYAGKTVLDNVDPDIIDLLYEKGYCPPEDLLGKTELVKNHYYILRSGKKSILAFYNSANGMVEHVEKRSVYGIKPRNAEQAFAMHAVMKPEIKLVTMQGVAGTGKTLIALAAALEQKREYKQIYLARPIVPLSNKDIGFLPGDIKSKLNPYMEPLWDNLKFIQNQYSESDKEYSKITEMVTNEKLVITPLAYIRGRSLSNICFIVDEAQNLTPHEVKTIITRAGENTKIIFTGDIFQIDTPYLDSQSNGLSYLIDRIKDHELYAHITLEKGERSELANLANDLL, from the coding sequence ATGGCAAAGATCAAAAAAGAGAAAAAGGTATTCATCCTGGACACATCGGTTATTCTTTTTGAGCATAACAGCATTCTGAATTTCGACGAGCATGATATTGGTATTCCCATTACAGTACTTGAAGAACTCGATAATTTTAAAAAAGGTAATGACACTAAAAACTTTGAAGCCCGTGAGTTCATTCGGTTGATTGACAAGCTCGCGAAAGATAGAATGCTTCACCAGTGGAATCCTTTGAACGGCAAGAACAAAGGAAATTTTAAAGTTCTCATGGAGACCGGAAGTAACGGAACGCTTGACGCGAATAAAGTCTTCAACGAGCATAAAGCAGATCATCGAATTTTAAACTCTGCACTTCTTCTGCAAAAGGAAGAAAAAGATAGGAGAGTTATTCTGGTGTCAAAGGATATCAACCTTCGTTTGAAAGCGAAGTCACTGGGCCTTCAGGCAGAAGATTACACAACTGGGAAAGTTCAAAATCTCAATTCGCTGTATGCTGGAAAGACCGTTCTTGACAATGTTGATCCGGATATTATCGATCTATTGTATGAAAAAGGATATTGCCCGCCTGAGGATCTGTTAGGCAAAACAGAGCTGGTCAAAAATCATTATTACATTTTAAGAAGCGGGAAGAAATCTATTCTGGCGTTCTACAATTCCGCCAACGGAATGGTAGAGCATGTTGAAAAAAGATCGGTCTACGGGATAAAGCCACGCAACGCTGAACAGGCCTTTGCCATGCACGCAGTTATGAAGCCTGAAATTAAGCTCGTAACGATGCAAGGAGTTGCTGGTACAGGCAAGACACTCATCGCACTGGCCGCAGCGTTGGAACAAAAACGTGAATACAAGCAAATCTACCTTGCACGTCCGATTGTTCCCTTAAGCAACAAAGACATTGGTTTCCTTCCCGGAGATATTAAGTCGAAGTTGAATCCATACATGGAACCGCTTTGGGACAATTTGAAATTTATTCAAAATCAGTATAGCGAAAGCGATAAGGAGTATTCCAAGATCACAGAGATGGTTACGAACGAAAAGCTTGTCATCACACCGCTGGCCTATATCCGGGGAAGAAGTCTTTCCAACATCTGCTTCATTGTGGATGAGGCTCAGAATCTGACCCCCCATGAGGTGAAGACGATCATTACACGGGCAGGAGAAAATACAAAGATCATCTTTACAGGAGACATCTTTCAGATCGACACACCATATCTTGATTCGCAAAGTAATGGCTTGTCATATCTGATTGATCGGATAAAAGATCATGAATTGTATGCTCATATCACACTGGAAAAAGGTGAGCGTTCTGAACTGGCAAATCTCGCAAATGACCTTCTCTAA
- the bshA gene encoding N-acetyl-alpha-D-glucosaminyl L-malate synthase BshA gives MKIGIVCYPTFGGSGVVATELGKALAKEGHKVHFITYSQPSRLDFLNENLFYHEVDFRSYPLFEYPPYELALASKMVSVVKNEGLDLLHVHYAIPHASAAYMAKQILRSQGIFIPVVTTLHGTDITLVGKDASYEPVVTFSINQSDGVTAVSSDLRKQTYEYFKITNEIDVIPNFIDLDKFKKQKKDHFKKAICPNGESLIVHTSNFRKVKRIPDVIKIFANIHSVIPAKLLMIGDGPERAKAEAQSRELNIEGDVRFLGKLESVEEVLSVADLFLMPSEKESFGLAALEAMACEVPLISSNAGGIPELNIQGVTGFMSNVGDVEDMTKKALFVLDKNNLNSFKQNALKRAQEFDIANIRPLYEKVYQRVLDKVSSGATH, from the coding sequence ATTAAAATTGGAATTGTCTGTTACCCAACGTTTGGAGGAAGTGGTGTGGTCGCAACCGAACTTGGAAAAGCCCTGGCGAAAGAAGGACATAAAGTTCACTTCATTACTTATTCGCAACCCAGCCGTCTTGACTTCCTCAACGAAAATCTCTTCTATCATGAGGTAGACTTCAGGTCCTATCCCCTGTTCGAATATCCTCCGTATGAGCTGGCTTTGGCAAGCAAAATGGTGAGTGTTGTAAAGAACGAGGGATTGGATTTGCTTCACGTTCACTATGCAATTCCTCATGCATCGGCAGCCTATATGGCAAAACAAATCCTCAGATCACAAGGGATATTCATACCGGTAGTCACCACGCTACACGGAACTGATATCACTTTAGTTGGAAAGGATGCTTCATATGAACCTGTTGTTACATTCAGCATTAATCAGTCTGATGGCGTTACGGCAGTATCATCAGATCTGAGAAAGCAAACGTATGAATACTTCAAGATCACAAATGAGATTGATGTCATTCCAAACTTTATCGATCTGGACAAATTCAAGAAACAGAAGAAAGACCATTTCAAAAAAGCAATCTGCCCGAATGGAGAGTCGCTTATTGTTCATACGTCTAACTTCCGGAAAGTGAAACGCATTCCTGATGTCATCAAGATTTTTGCAAATATTCATTCTGTTATCCCCGCAAAGCTGTTAATGATAGGAGACGGCCCTGAACGTGCTAAGGCAGAAGCTCAGAGTCGTGAACTTAACATTGAAGGCGACGTTAGATTCCTTGGCAAACTTGAATCTGTTGAGGAGGTATTATCTGTCGCAGATCTCTTTCTGATGCCTTCAGAAAAAGAAAGTTTTGGCCTGGCAGCTTTGGAGGCAATGGCGTGTGAAGTTCCTCTCATTTCATCAAATGCTGGTGGTATCCCTGAACTTAACATACAGGGAGTAACCGGATTCATGAGCAACGTTGGTGATGTAGAGGACATGACGAAAAAGGCACTGTTTGTTCTCGATAAAAATAACCTGAACTCATTCAAGCAAAATGCGTTGAAACGTGCACAGGAATTTGACATCGCTAACATCCGCCCGCTCTATGAGAAAGTTTATCAGAGAGTTTTGGATAAAGTGTCGTCAGGCGCGACTCATTAA
- a CDS encoding magnesium chelatase, with protein sequence MDYKKITTLGQLKSAGYQSKTIKDELRANLIERLKRKESAFEGIWGYEETVIPDLERAILAGHDVNLLGLRGQAKTRLARLMVNLLDEYIPIIEGSELNDDPLNPISRFGRDLINEKGDNTPVSWLHRDERYTEKLATPDVSIADLIGDVDPIKAASLKLPYSDERVIHFGLIPRAHRCIFVINELPDLQARIQVSLFNILQEGDIQIRGFKLRLLLDLQFVFTANPEDYTNRGSIVTPLKDRIDSQIITHYPKSIEIGKKITQQEARINSSQKNSVVFLEPAKDLVEQIAVEARKSEYVDAKSGVSARLTISAYEALVAAAERRMIINQEKNTVIRITDFVGVIPSITGKVELVYEGEQEGPGIVAQNLVGKALRSQFVNYFPDPEKFRKTKDKNPYKKITAWFSDGNTIDLISDITNQEYEKSLKSVPGLADVVNDFQKGQDSPTKLFLMEFVLHGLAEYSLISKHYLAKGLQFKDLISGMFSVPKEGDQDIEDDDETYGNRMN encoded by the coding sequence ATGGATTATAAGAAAATCACAACACTAGGTCAGTTAAAATCTGCCGGATATCAATCAAAAACAATTAAGGATGAGCTAAGAGCTAATTTGATCGAAAGATTAAAAAGAAAAGAAAGTGCTTTTGAAGGCATCTGGGGATATGAAGAAACTGTTATTCCGGATCTTGAAAGAGCCATTCTTGCAGGACATGACGTCAATCTTTTAGGACTTCGCGGTCAGGCTAAAACGAGATTGGCAAGACTAATGGTCAATCTGCTGGATGAATACATTCCCATCATAGAAGGCTCTGAATTAAATGATGATCCATTAAATCCGATCTCACGGTTCGGCCGTGATCTGATCAACGAAAAGGGCGACAACACTCCTGTCAGCTGGCTTCATCGCGATGAGCGCTACACAGAAAAACTGGCAACTCCCGATGTATCAATAGCAGATTTAATCGGGGATGTTGATCCTATAAAAGCTGCGTCCTTAAAGCTCCCCTATTCTGATGAAAGGGTGATCCATTTCGGATTGATACCGCGCGCCCACCGTTGCATCTTTGTCATCAATGAATTACCGGATCTTCAGGCACGCATCCAGGTTTCTCTTTTTAATATTCTTCAGGAAGGTGACATCCAGATTCGCGGATTCAAACTTCGGTTGTTGCTCGACTTACAATTTGTTTTCACTGCCAACCCTGAAGATTATACCAACCGGGGAAGTATTGTCACTCCTTTAAAAGATCGTATCGACAGTCAGATCATCACTCACTATCCAAAATCAATAGAGATTGGCAAAAAGATCACGCAACAGGAAGCGAGGATCAATAGCAGTCAGAAGAACTCAGTGGTTTTTCTTGAACCTGCCAAAGATCTGGTAGAGCAAATTGCTGTTGAGGCAAGAAAGAGTGAATATGTAGATGCCAAGAGTGGCGTTTCAGCTCGTCTTACAATCTCGGCTTATGAAGCGTTGGTTGCCGCAGCAGAGAGAAGAATGATTATCAATCAGGAAAAAAATACAGTTATCCGGATTACTGATTTTGTGGGAGTTATCCCTTCTATTACCGGAAAGGTTGAATTGGTTTATGAAGGTGAGCAAGAGGGACCTGGCATTGTCGCTCAGAATCTTGTCGGCAAGGCTTTGCGCTCTCAATTTGTAAATTACTTTCCTGATCCTGAAAAATTCAGAAAAACAAAAGACAAGAATCCTTACAAGAAAATTACTGCCTGGTTTAGTGATGGAAATACAATTGATCTGATCAGCGATATCACCAATCAGGAGTATGAAAAAAGTCTCAAGTCTGTTCCGGGTCTTGCAGATGTCGTTAATGATTTTCAAAAAGGTCAGGACTCTCCTACCAAGCTTTTCCTGATGGAATTTGTACTTCATGGACTTGCTGAATACAGCCTCATTAGCAAACATTATCTTGCCAAAGGACTTCAATTCAAGGATCTAATTAGCGGAATGTTCAGCGTTCCAAAAGAAGGTGATCAGGACATTGAGGATGATGACGAAACTTATGGCAATCGAATGAATTAG
- a CDS encoding VWA domain-containing protein, with amino-acid sequence MLGYRFSKYTPPPEDSKSDFERLLKVFMQLILITSGNVAEALQWMTEVDRQYKLTNEKYGMGDFIEDLKKNGYISEEGPKGEFKLKAKTEQNLRQSALEEIFGKLKKTKGGEHKTPHNGRGDEATTDRRDYEFGDTLEQISMTDSLKNAQINHGFEDFQMTEEDLEVIENEFKTQTSTVLMIDISHSMILYGEDRITPAKKVAMALAELITKKYPKDTLDILVFGDDAWQIEIKDLPYLEVGPYHTNTVAGLELAMDILRRRKNANKQVFMITDGKPTCIKQGIKYYKNSFGLDPKILNQTLNLAGQLRKIKIPVTTFMIATDPYLKSFVRDFTKANNGNAYYSSLQGLGNLVFEDFKRNRRKNF; translated from the coding sequence GTGCTAGGATATAGATTTTCAAAATATACACCGCCACCTGAAGACTCAAAAAGCGATTTCGAACGATTGCTAAAGGTATTCATGCAATTGATCCTGATTACCTCTGGAAATGTAGCCGAAGCATTGCAGTGGATGACTGAAGTCGATCGGCAATACAAATTGACCAATGAGAAATACGGAATGGGGGATTTTATTGAAGACCTCAAAAAAAACGGTTACATAAGTGAAGAAGGTCCAAAAGGGGAATTCAAACTGAAGGCAAAAACAGAACAAAATTTAAGACAGTCTGCTCTTGAAGAAATCTTCGGGAAGCTCAAAAAAACAAAAGGCGGCGAGCATAAAACGCCTCATAATGGACGCGGAGATGAAGCAACTACTGATCGGCGTGATTATGAATTCGGTGATACACTGGAGCAGATATCAATGACCGATTCCCTGAAGAATGCTCAAATCAATCACGGCTTTGAAGATTTTCAAATGACAGAAGAAGATCTCGAAGTGATTGAGAATGAATTTAAAACTCAGACCTCTACTGTTCTGATGATTGATATTTCTCACTCCATGATATTGTATGGAGAAGATCGCATTACCCCTGCCAAGAAAGTAGCGATGGCACTTGCCGAATTGATCACAAAAAAATATCCCAAAGACACACTTGATATACTGGTGTTTGGTGATGATGCCTGGCAGATCGAAATCAAAGACCTTCCCTATCTGGAAGTTGGTCCGTACCATACCAACACAGTTGCAGGTCTCGAGCTTGCAATGGATATTCTGAGAAGAAGGAAGAATGCCAACAAGCAAGTATTCATGATCACCGATGGTAAGCCTACTTGCATCAAGCAGGGGATAAAATATTATAAAAACAGCTTTGGACTTGATCCAAAGATTCTGAATCAAACATTGAACCTTGCAGGTCAGCTCAGGAAGATAAAAATCCCTGTAACCACCTTCATGATTGCAACGGATCCATACCTAAAATCTTTCGTTCGCGATTTTACAAAGGCAAATAATGGCAATGCTTATTACAGCAGTCTTCAGGGATTAGGAAATCTTGTCTTTGAAGATTTTAAAAGAAACAGAAGGAAGAACTTCTAG
- a CDS encoding ATP-binding protein, with the protein MLRSESITYDQTKVNELRKLVSQGEGQYLEFKRKASYPDKIVRELIAFANTGGGILLIGVDDNKTIPGVKFPEEESIVIHDELRKNCRPGIAFHETVIPVSENRYVLQWKIPKSEKRPHFYVSNGEKSSYVRQNDQSIKASREMSEIIRRSKSSTGTKLVYGEAEQKIIHFLAGQSTISLKEVSQLTGLNRYMASRKIVRLVLANVLKITPTDKGDTFSRV; encoded by the coding sequence ATGCTGCGTTCTGAATCAATTACCTATGACCAGACGAAAGTCAATGAATTGCGAAAACTTGTTTCGCAGGGAGAAGGCCAATACCTTGAATTCAAGCGTAAGGCTTCCTACCCTGACAAGATTGTAAGAGAACTGATTGCCTTTGCCAACACAGGAGGTGGAATTCTGCTCATCGGGGTTGACGATAACAAGACTATTCCGGGGGTGAAATTCCCTGAAGAAGAATCCATCGTAATTCATGATGAGTTAAGGAAAAATTGTCGTCCCGGAATTGCGTTTCATGAAACAGTGATTCCGGTTTCTGAAAACAGATACGTGCTGCAATGGAAGATTCCAAAAAGTGAAAAAAGGCCGCATTTCTATGTGTCCAATGGCGAGAAGAGCTCTTACGTCCGCCAGAATGATCAAAGCATTAAAGCAAGTCGCGAGATGAGTGAGATCATCCGGAGGAGCAAATCCTCTACTGGAACAAAGCTTGTCTATGGAGAAGCAGAGCAAAAGATCATTCACTTTCTGGCAGGCCAATCCACTATCAGCCTCAAGGAAGTTTCACAACTGACAGGATTGAATAGATATATGGCTTCTCGTAAGATCGTGAGGTTAGTATTGGCAAACGTCTTAAAAATTACCCCAACGGATAAGGGAGATACATTCTCGAGAGTCTGA
- the sucD gene encoding succinate--CoA ligase subunit alpha has product MSVLVNKNSRVIVQGFTGSEGTFHAGQMIEYGTNVVGGVTPGKGGQVHLGRPVFNSVKEAVEKTGADVSIIFVPPAFAADSIMEAADAGIQVIVAITEGIPVKDMMMAKQYVKDRKVTLIGPNCPGVITPGEAKVGIMPGFVFKKGTIGIVSKSGTLTYEAADQIVKAGLGITTAIGIGGDPIIGTPTKDAVEMLMNDPETEGIVMIGEIGGNYEPVAARWIKENGNKKPVVGFIAGQTAPPGRRMGHAGAIIGGAEDTAAAKMKVMRECGIHVAESPALIGETMAQLLRKK; this is encoded by the coding sequence ATGAGTGTACTGGTCAATAAGAATTCAAGAGTTATCGTTCAGGGCTTTACAGGCTCAGAAGGCACCTTTCATGCCGGACAAATGATCGAGTACGGTACAAACGTAGTGGGTGGGGTGACGCCGGGAAAAGGCGGTCAGGTGCATCTTGGGCGGCCTGTGTTTAATTCTGTAAAAGAGGCAGTAGAAAAGACCGGTGCTGATGTATCCATCATTTTTGTTCCTCCGGCATTTGCTGCGGATTCAATCATGGAAGCTGCTGACGCTGGAATTCAGGTCATTGTAGCCATCACGGAAGGAATTCCTGTGAAAGACATGATGATGGCCAAACAGTATGTGAAGGACCGGAAGGTTACTCTGATAGGGCCAAATTGCCCAGGCGTGATTACCCCAGGAGAAGCCAAAGTAGGAATTATGCCTGGCTTCGTTTTCAAAAAGGGAACCATTGGAATTGTATCGAAATCAGGTACGCTTACTTATGAGGCGGCCGATCAAATAGTAAAGGCAGGACTTGGAATCACAACGGCCATCGGAATAGGAGGAGATCCAATTATTGGAACACCAACCAAGGACGCAGTAGAAATGCTTATGAACGATCCTGAAACAGAAGGCATCGTAATGATCGGCGAGATCGGGGGTAACTATGAACCAGTCGCAGCACGATGGATCAAAGAGAATGGAAATAAAAAACCTGTAGTGGGTTTCATCGCTGGCCAAACAGCTCCTCCAGGAAGACGCATGGGTCACGCAGGCGCAATCATTGGTGGCGCAGAAGATACTGCTGCCGCTAAGATGAAAGTAATGCGCGAGTGTGGCATCCACGTAGCGGAATCACCTGCATTGATTGGTGAGACCATGGCTCAGCTGCTCCGTAAGAAATAA
- a CDS encoding fatty acid hydroxylase: MNPEIKPHNSGTKQLFQNPILEKLSRTHISVPLTVFFSYAAVLLYWSVTHTSLSWITTISMFFLGIISFTWVEYIVHRYLFHMSAETEQRAKAQYTMHGVHHEFPKDKTRLAMPPLLSITVATALLFVFRLVLGDLVFSFLPGFLVGYAAYLSVHYMVHAFQPPKNFFKVLWVNHAVHHYKNGEGVYGVSSPFWDYVYGTMSK; the protein is encoded by the coding sequence ATGAATCCAGAGATAAAACCGCATAACTCAGGCACTAAACAGCTTTTTCAGAATCCTATTCTGGAAAAATTAAGTCGTACCCATATTTCCGTACCCCTGACTGTATTTTTTAGTTACGCTGCGGTGCTTTTATATTGGAGCGTTACCCACACCTCCCTTTCCTGGATTACTACCATTTCGATGTTCTTCCTGGGGATTATTTCGTTTACATGGGTAGAGTATATTGTTCACCGTTATCTTTTTCACATGTCTGCGGAAACTGAGCAACGGGCAAAAGCACAATACACTATGCATGGAGTTCATCACGAATTTCCTAAGGACAAAACAAGGTTAGCAATGCCTCCGCTCTTAAGCATAACAGTGGCTACTGCACTTCTTTTTGTATTCAGATTAGTACTGGGAGATCTTGTATTTTCCTTTCTACCAGGGTTTCTGGTAGGATATGCAGCATATCTTTCAGTGCACTATATGGTGCATGCGTTCCAGCCACCTAAGAATTTCTTTAAAGTGCTTTGGGTTAATCATGCTGTTCATCATTATAAAAACGGTGAAGGTGTGTACGGGGTATCTTCCCCTTTCTGGGATTACGTCTACGGCACAATGTCCAAATAG